The proteins below come from a single Chryseobacterium sp. MA9 genomic window:
- a CDS encoding AraC family transcriptional regulator gives MKLYIKYMVSLRCKMVVHQELERLGIKNAIVDLGTVELLDDISAELRQILKENLLKTGLEILDDKKSILIEKIKNVVIEMIHYSDELPKENFSDYVSEKLGYDYTYLANTFSEVKGMTLQHFIIINKVEKVKELLLYDELNLTEISYKLNYSSVAHLSNQFKKITGLSPSFYKQLKQKRLGNLEDL, from the coding sequence ATGAAGTTGTATATAAAATATATGGTAAGTTTACGTTGCAAAATGGTTGTCCATCAGGAACTGGAAAGGCTGGGCATTAAAAATGCTATTGTAGATTTGGGAACTGTAGAGTTACTGGATGATATCAGCGCTGAATTAAGACAAATTCTGAAAGAAAACTTGCTTAAAACAGGACTTGAGATATTAGATGACAAAAAAAGTATCCTGATAGAGAAAATAAAAAATGTAGTCATAGAAATGATTCATTATTCAGATGAACTTCCAAAAGAAAATTTCTCAGACTATGTAAGTGAAAAATTAGGATATGATTATACCTACCTTGCAAATACCTTTTCTGAAGTGAAAGGAATGACGCTCCAGCATTTTATCATTATCAATAAAGTAGAAAAGGTAAAAGAATTACTGCTGTATGATGAACTCAACCTTACAGAGATCTCATATAAACTCAATTACAGTAGTGTGGCTCATCTCTCTAATCAGTTTAAAAAAATCACCGGACTTTCCCCTTCATTTTATAAGCAGTTGAAGCAGAAGCGTTTGGGGAATCTGGAAGACTTGTGA
- a CDS encoding glycosyltransferase family 87 protein produces MKEKFLKILLNPKYIFGVYLIISVVTAISKYLRGDYAINNYLIFKNVFFNTIHQKNLFIHYPDLYFDLNHYGVFFSALIAPFAMMPDWLGISLWNIANTFIFIYGIYKLPFSDSKKAIFGLLCLQEYITAALSLQFNVALTGLLLLSAVYIYERKEVKSVTAILIGIFVKIYGIVGLTQFFFIKNKAKFILSGIAIAVLFFVLPMAYSSPQFVIQCYSDWFQSIVEKNNENQVLGNMQDISLMGFVRRVLGDASISNLVFLAGGLPLFALPYIRIKQYKHYAFQLMILASTLLFLVLFSSSSESPTYIIAVVGVLIWFFLQKERTPLIIGLLVFVIIFTCFSTSDLFPKFVKENYIIKYSLKAVPCIVIWLRVTYELLTKDFERNYSLN; encoded by the coding sequence TTGAAAGAAAAATTCCTTAAAATACTATTAAACCCTAAATATATATTTGGGGTTTATCTTATTATATCGGTTGTTACAGCAATTTCCAAATACCTGAGAGGAGATTATGCGATCAATAATTACCTGATTTTTAAAAACGTATTCTTTAATACTATTCATCAGAAAAACTTATTTATCCATTATCCCGATCTTTATTTTGATTTAAATCATTATGGTGTATTTTTCAGTGCATTGATTGCACCGTTTGCCATGATGCCGGATTGGCTCGGAATCTCTCTTTGGAATATTGCCAATACTTTTATCTTCATCTATGGTATTTATAAACTGCCGTTTTCAGACAGTAAAAAAGCAATTTTTGGACTGCTTTGTCTTCAGGAATACATTACGGCAGCTTTAAGTCTGCAGTTCAATGTAGCACTGACAGGCCTTTTGCTGTTATCTGCAGTATACATTTACGAAAGAAAAGAAGTAAAGTCTGTAACCGCCATTTTAATAGGAATATTTGTGAAAATCTACGGAATTGTAGGATTAACGCAGTTTTTCTTCATTAAAAATAAAGCCAAATTTATTCTTTCAGGAATAGCTATTGCAGTATTGTTTTTCGTACTTCCAATGGCGTATTCAAGTCCGCAGTTTGTGATTCAGTGTTATTCAGACTGGTTTCAGTCTATCGTAGAGAAGAATAATGAAAATCAGGTATTAGGAAATATGCAGGATATCTCTCTGATGGGCTTTGTAAGAAGAGTCTTAGGAGATGCATCCATTTCTAATCTCGTGTTTTTAGCGGGTGGATTACCACTTTTTGCCTTACCTTATATCAGAATCAAGCAGTATAAGCACTATGCTTTCCAATTGATGATCCTGGCTTCAACATTACTGTTTTTAGTATTGTTCAGCTCCAGTTCAGAATCTCCAACCTACATTATTGCTGTTGTAGGAGTCCTGATCTGGTTTTTCCTTCAGAAAGAAAGAACACCGCTTATTATAGGATTGCTTGTTTTTGTCATTATTTTTACTTGTTTTTCAACTTCCGATCTATTCCCGAAATTTGTAAAAGAAAACTATATCATCAAATATTCATTAAAAGCTGTACCTTGTATTGTAATCTGGTTGAGAGTAACTTATGAGCTACTAACTAAAGATTTTGAGAGAAATTACAGCCTGAATTAA
- a CDS encoding polysaccharide deacetylase family protein, whose amino-acid sequence MVLLSFDIEEFDMPLEYKGEIPFEKQISISQTGLERILDILKKHNAKATFFSTVVFAENSRHLIERLLNEGHELASHTWFHSEFENKHLKESREKLEELFSTKVTGLRMPRMMPVDEKEVEKAGYSYNSSINPTFLPGRYNNLKVSRTYFKEGNVTQVPASVSPNFRIPLFWLSFHNFPLFFYKKLALDSLKKDKYLNIYFHPWEFAEIKDEAFKLPGFTVKNSGKDMVERFDSFVGWLKQKGHTFGTFQEFQKQIQR is encoded by the coding sequence ATGGTTTTATTGAGTTTTGATATTGAAGAATTTGATATGCCATTAGAATATAAGGGTGAAATTCCCTTTGAAAAGCAGATTTCAATTTCACAGACAGGATTAGAGAGGATTCTCGATATCCTTAAAAAACATAATGCTAAAGCAACTTTCTTTTCCACAGTCGTTTTTGCAGAAAACAGCAGACATCTTATCGAAAGGTTGTTAAATGAAGGTCACGAACTGGCTTCTCACACATGGTTTCATTCAGAATTTGAAAACAAACACCTGAAGGAATCAAGAGAAAAACTGGAAGAATTATTTTCCACAAAGGTTACCGGATTAAGAATGCCGAGAATGATGCCTGTGGATGAAAAAGAAGTGGAAAAAGCAGGATATTCATACAATTCATCCATCAACCCTACATTTTTGCCGGGAAGATATAATAATTTAAAAGTATCCAGAACTTATTTTAAAGAAGGAAATGTAACTCAGGTTCCGGCTTCAGTTTCACCCAATTTCAGAATTCCTTTGTTTTGGTTAAGTTTTCACAATTTTCCTTTATTTTTCTACAAAAAACTGGCTTTGGACAGTTTGAAAAAAGACAAATATCTGAATATTTATTTCCATCCGTGGGAATTTGCAGAAATCAAAGATGAAGCCTTTAAGCTTCCTGGATTTACTGTAAAAAATTCAGGAAAAGATATGGTAGAAAGGTTTGATTCATTTGTTGGATGGCTGAAACAAAAAGGACATACATTCGGTACATTTCAGGAATTCCAAAAACAGATACAGCGATGA
- the arr gene encoding NAD(+)--rifampin ADP-ribosyltransferase, giving the protein MERSKKNAELALLLKNHPSDKGPFYHGTKADLQIGDLLTAGGISNYKSELKMNHIYFTALINGAGLAAALAKGDGVERVYIVEPIGIYENDPNVTDKKFPGNPTRSYRSEMPLKIIGEVKEWTKPNPEDLQRFREKLDDSKGEIIN; this is encoded by the coding sequence ATGGAAAGGTCAAAAAAGAATGCTGAACTGGCATTGTTATTAAAAAATCATCCTTCTGATAAAGGACCATTTTACCATGGTACAAAAGCAGATTTGCAGATTGGAGATCTATTGACGGCGGGCGGAATCTCAAATTATAAGTCAGAATTAAAAATGAATCATATCTATTTTACAGCTTTGATTAACGGAGCAGGGCTTGCTGCTGCTTTAGCAAAAGGCGATGGAGTAGAGCGTGTATATATTGTAGAACCAATAGGCATCTATGAAAATGATCCCAATGTAACAGATAAGAAATTCCCGGGAAATCCCACCCGTTCTTATCGTTCCGAAATGCCTTTAAAAATTATTGGAGAGGTTAAAGAATGGACAAAACCTAACCCTGAAGATCTTCAAAGGTTTCGTGAAAAATTAGATGACAGCAAAGGAGAGATCATCAATTAG
- a CDS encoding C40 family peptidase: protein MGTELFQQKMKIKQIVVVLAASVFVVSCGSSKSATNKKSNTKTVAKSENLRKLDSKFDGNVSRSISDILKDAEKYIGTPYKFGGNTPSGFDCSGFTVKVFEENDFNLPRRSSDQAEAGKNIDIKDVKPGDLLFFATAGGSRVSHVGIVHDIGPDGEVKFIHASTSKGVMISSLNEKYWNKAYLHAQRVL, encoded by the coding sequence ATGGGAACGGAATTATTTCAACAAAAAATGAAAATAAAGCAGATAGTTGTTGTACTGGCAGCGTCTGTTTTTGTAGTTTCCTGTGGATCCTCCAAAAGTGCCACAAATAAAAAATCAAATACGAAAACAGTTGCCAAATCTGAGAACCTCAGAAAACTGGATTCAAAATTTGATGGTAACGTATCAAGATCTATCAGTGATATTCTGAAAGATGCCGAAAAATACATTGGAACTCCTTATAAATTCGGAGGAAATACACCATCAGGATTTGACTGTTCCGGATTCACTGTAAAAGTGTTTGAAGAAAATGATTTCAATCTTCCAAGAAGATCTTCTGATCAGGCTGAAGCAGGAAAAAATATCGATATTAAAGACGTAAAACCCGGTGATCTTTTGTTTTTTGCAACAGCAGGCGGAAGCAGGGTGTCTCATGTAGGGATTGTTCATGATATTGGTCCTGACGGAGAAGTGAAGTTCATCCATGCCTCTACCTCAAAAGGAGTAATGATTTCATCCCTGAACGAAAAGTACTGGAACAAGGCATATCTTCATGCCCAAAGAGTTCTGTGA
- a CDS encoding glycosyltransferase family 2 protein produces the protein MKKISIVIPAYNEEGNVAMIHQKIKEVFDGLSSYDFEIIFVNDGSRDNTQQKLEELSNQYDEVKFIEFSRNFGHQPAVKAGMDSAQGNAVISMDGDLQHPPELIPEMIQKWEEGYDVVFTFRTYPKEISFFKRKTSDLFYKLLSSLSDVNLTKGGGSDFRLLDARAVDVMRNFNEDDLFLRGLTSWMGFKQIGIDFTAAERLSGKSSYNLKKMFTFAFTGITAFSVKPLYLAAYLGFLFSALSVIGYGTYVIHSFIAKTEISGWASLIMTIVFFGGLQLIILGIMGIYLGKIFKQVKDRPNYIIKNKNF, from the coding sequence ATGAAGAAAATTTCAATTGTAATTCCCGCCTATAACGAAGAAGGAAACGTTGCCATGATCCATCAGAAAATTAAAGAAGTTTTTGATGGTTTAAGCAGCTATGACTTTGAAATCATATTTGTAAATGACGGCAGCAGAGACAATACCCAGCAAAAACTGGAAGAACTTTCCAACCAATATGATGAAGTGAAATTCATTGAGTTTTCGAGGAACTTTGGCCATCAGCCAGCCGTAAAAGCGGGAATGGACAGCGCTCAGGGAAATGCAGTTATTTCGATGGACGGAGATCTACAGCATCCGCCAGAGCTTATTCCGGAAATGATTCAGAAATGGGAGGAAGGCTATGATGTGGTTTTTACTTTCAGGACTTATCCTAAGGAAATATCCTTCTTTAAAAGAAAGACATCGGATTTATTTTACAAGCTTTTATCAAGTCTGTCAGACGTTAATTTGACGAAAGGAGGCGGTTCAGATTTCAGATTACTGGATGCTAGGGCAGTGGATGTAATGAGAAACTTTAATGAAGACGACTTATTCCTCAGAGGACTGACAAGCTGGATGGGATTTAAACAGATAGGAATCGACTTTACCGCCGCAGAAAGACTTTCGGGGAAAAGTAGCTACAATCTTAAAAAGATGTTCACTTTTGCCTTTACGGGAATCACAGCTTTCAGTGTAAAACCACTGTATCTGGCGGCTTATCTGGGCTTTTTATTTTCAGCACTTTCAGTAATCGGATATGGTACCTATGTGATTCATTCATTTATTGCCAAAACGGAGATCTCTGGTTGGGCATCCTTGATTATGACCATTGTTTTCTTCGGAGGACTTCAGTTGATCATCCTCGGAATCATGGGAATTTATTTAGGTAAAATATTTAAACAGGTGAAAGACAGACCTAATTATATTATTAAAAACAAAAATTTTTAG
- a CDS encoding glycosyltransferase family 1 protein yields MKIAFDAKRFFHNTSGLGNYSRDLVRILSEYEPDNEYLLLNKNKSERGKDIMECPNVHFIETSKGNLSRQLKMGKDAQKQGADIFHGLSGELPLKWDLKPIKKVVTIHDLIFVRYPQYYSFFDRKIHFWKFKKAADTADKIIAISEQTKRDIIRYLKVSETKIKVIYQGCHHAFKEQQSPELMEAVKEKFQLPERFVLNVGTIEERKNLLNVVKAINGTEIPLVVVGRKTKYYKRIERFLKKNKMEKQVLFLEGVSMDELACLYKLADIFVYPSFFEGFGIPVIEALFSKTVVVTSNTSCLPEAGGKDSVYVNPDNDLDIRAKLKFLWENESERKRREEKGFEFVQKFNDEPIAKELMSFYQKII; encoded by the coding sequence ATGAAGATTGCCTTTGATGCAAAACGGTTTTTCCACAATACCTCCGGTCTGGGAAACTACTCGAGAGATCTCGTAAGAATTCTTTCTGAATATGAACCGGATAACGAATATCTGTTGCTCAACAAAAACAAATCGGAGAGAGGAAAAGATATTATGGAATGCCCTAATGTTCATTTTATTGAAACCTCAAAAGGAAATCTGTCCCGCCAGCTGAAAATGGGTAAAGATGCTCAAAAACAGGGAGCTGATATTTTCCATGGATTATCCGGCGAACTGCCTTTAAAATGGGATCTAAAACCTATTAAAAAGGTCGTTACTATTCATGATCTGATCTTTGTAAGATATCCGCAGTATTATTCTTTTTTTGACAGGAAAATCCATTTCTGGAAATTTAAAAAAGCGGCTGATACGGCTGATAAAATTATCGCTATCTCAGAACAGACCAAAAGAGATATCATCCGGTATTTAAAAGTTTCTGAAACTAAGATTAAGGTCATTTATCAGGGATGTCATCACGCTTTTAAAGAACAGCAGTCTCCGGAACTGATGGAGGCTGTAAAAGAGAAGTTTCAGCTTCCCGAAAGATTTGTACTCAACGTTGGAACCATCGAAGAGCGCAAAAACCTTCTGAATGTTGTAAAAGCAATCAATGGTACAGAAATTCCTCTTGTAGTAGTAGGAAGAAAGACCAAATATTATAAGAGAATAGAACGCTTCCTGAAAAAAAATAAAATGGAAAAGCAGGTGCTCTTCCTCGAAGGAGTTTCTATGGATGAGCTGGCTTGCCTTTATAAACTGGCAGATATTTTTGTCTATCCAAGCTTTTTTGAAGGCTTTGGAATCCCTGTCATTGAGGCTCTTTTCTCCAAAACTGTCGTAGTTACAAGTAATACCAGCTGTCTGCCGGAAGCAGGTGGAAAAGACTCTGTGTATGTGAATCCTGACAATGATCTTGATATCCGGGCCAAACTAAAATTTCTATGGGAAAATGAATCCGAGAGAAAACGCCGTGAGGAAAAGGGTTTCGAGTTTGTTCAGAAGTTTAATGATGAACCGATCGCAAAGGAGCTTATGAGTTTTTATCAAAAAATTATCTGA
- the hisG gene encoding ATP phosphoribosyltransferase → MSKLKIAIQKSGRLYEESLQLLKDCGIFVNNGKDQLKVSVDNFPMEIMYLRNSDIPQYLEDGVVDVAILGENLLIEKGKNITTIQKLGFSKCRVSLAVPKEVETDEISYFQGKKIATSYPNTLKSFLEKKGIVSDIHVISGSVEIAPNIGLADGICDIVSSGSTLFKNGLRETVTLLKSEAVLAQTPQLSAEKEAILEKFVFRIKAVLKAKNSKYILMNVPNEKIQKVAEVLPVLKSPTVIPLAEEGWSSIHSVIDEERFWEVIDELKENGAQDILIIPIDKMVI, encoded by the coding sequence ATGAGTAAATTAAAAATTGCAATCCAAAAAAGCGGCCGGCTTTACGAAGAATCTTTACAGCTTCTCAAAGACTGCGGAATCTTTGTCAACAATGGTAAAGACCAGCTCAAAGTTTCAGTAGATAACTTTCCAATGGAAATCATGTACCTTCGGAACTCAGATATCCCGCAATATCTGGAAGATGGAGTGGTAGATGTTGCTATTCTGGGCGAAAATCTCCTGATTGAAAAAGGTAAAAACATTACCACAATCCAGAAACTTGGTTTCTCAAAATGCCGTGTTTCACTGGCTGTTCCCAAAGAAGTGGAAACCGACGAAATCTCTTATTTTCAGGGTAAAAAAATTGCTACCTCTTATCCTAATACTCTCAAAAGCTTTTTAGAAAAAAAAGGAATTGTATCAGACATTCACGTTATTTCAGGCTCTGTAGAAATCGCTCCTAATATTGGTCTGGCAGATGGAATATGTGATATTGTAAGTTCCGGAAGTACATTATTCAAAAACGGATTAAGAGAAACAGTCACTTTGCTGAAATCGGAAGCTGTTTTGGCTCAAACTCCCCAATTATCGGCTGAAAAAGAAGCCATTCTTGAAAAATTCGTATTCAGAATCAAAGCTGTTTTAAAAGCAAAAAATTCAAAATACATTCTGATGAATGTTCCCAATGAAAAAATTCAGAAAGTAGCCGAAGTACTTCCTGTATTAAAGAGTCCTACAGTTATTCCACTCGCAGAAGAAGGCTGGAGCAGTATTCATTCTGTTATTGATGAAGAACGCTTCTGGGAAGTCATTGACGAACTGAAAGAAAATGGAGCTCAGGATATCTTAATCATTCCAATTGATAAAATGGTTATTTAG
- a CDS encoding pesticidal protein Cry7Aa has product MVSLKKDGIILRKTTIDFESEGVLNPAVIKDNGKIHLFYRALAKNNFSSIGYCILSDYKTIETRLSNPVIIPEFEYEKHGVEDPRIVKIDHLFYLTYTSYDGINALGTLAVSEDLKSWQKRGIIVPKIPYNKFRFLSESQGEIAEKYKRFNKLPPTHKNDKDVFLWDKNVIFFPRRINGKLYFLHRIRPDIQIASIENIEDLNPDFWKDYFLHFKDHIILSPQYEHEVSYIGGGCPPIETEHGWLLIYHGVHDTIEGYVYSACAALLDLDTPEKEISRLPYPLFKPEEEWEQKGEVNNVCFPTGAITEGDTLHIYYGAADKRIAVASLNIPELLKELLQYTL; this is encoded by the coding sequence ATGGTATCCCTGAAAAAAGACGGAATTATACTCAGAAAAACGACAATAGACTTTGAGAGTGAAGGTGTTTTAAACCCCGCAGTTATTAAGGATAACGGAAAAATACATTTATTTTACAGGGCTCTTGCAAAGAATAATTTCTCCAGTATCGGATACTGTATACTATCAGATTATAAGACTATAGAAACCCGGTTGAGCAATCCGGTTATTATCCCCGAGTTTGAATACGAAAAACATGGTGTTGAAGATCCAAGAATCGTAAAAATAGATCATTTATTTTATCTTACCTATACCAGTTATGACGGGATTAATGCACTGGGAACACTTGCTGTATCGGAGGATCTTAAGTCATGGCAAAAACGGGGAATTATTGTTCCCAAAATTCCATACAACAAGTTTAGATTTTTATCAGAATCCCAAGGTGAAATAGCAGAAAAGTACAAGCGTTTCAACAAACTCCCGCCTACTCATAAAAATGATAAAGATGTCTTCCTGTGGGATAAAAATGTGATATTTTTCCCAAGAAGAATTAACGGCAAGCTTTATTTTCTTCATCGCATAAGACCTGATATTCAAATTGCAAGTATAGAAAACATTGAAGATCTGAATCCTGATTTCTGGAAAGATTATTTCCTTCACTTTAAAGATCATATTATATTATCTCCCCAATATGAGCATGAAGTAAGCTATATTGGCGGAGGATGTCCCCCTATAGAAACCGAGCATGGATGGCTTTTGATATACCATGGCGTACATGATACCATTGAAGGGTATGTTTACAGCGCATGTGCTGCCTTACTTGATCTTGATACCCCTGAAAAAGAAATTTCAAGACTTCCTTATCCTCTTTTCAAGCCTGAAGAAGAATGGGAACAGAAGGGAGAAGTGAATAATGTCTGCTTCCCAACCGGAGCTATAACAGAAGGAGATACACTCCATATTTACTATGGAGCAGCAGATAAGAGAATTGCTGTTGCTTCTTTAAATATCCCGGAATTACTGAAGGAATTACTACAGTACACTTTATAA
- the hisD gene encoding histidinol dehydrogenase, which produces MKIYRYPIKDTWKDLVKRPVLEQKEISGLITEIFTEVEKNGDKALIEFNRKFDKADTKKIKVSDVEIQEAEKQINDELKQAIQQAKENISTFHASQKQEIQKIETTKGVVCWRENRAVERVGIYIPGGTAPLFSTVLMLAVPANLAGCKEIVLCTPPDKNGNINPAILYTAKLCGVSEIFKTGGAQAVAAMTFGTDSISAVNKIFGPGNQFVVAAKEYAQRYGVAIDMPAGPSEVLVIADEQAVPDFCAADLLSQAEHGSDSQVVFITTSLKVFEETIEAVDHQIRDLPRGEFAGQALENSSFILVNSLEEALEFSNLYAPEHLILAINDFEKYIPEVQNAGSVFLGNYSCESAGDYASGTNHTLPTNAYAKNYSGVSLDSFVKKITFQQLSKKGLQNLGKTIELMAEAEGLFAHKNAVSIRLK; this is translated from the coding sequence ATGAAAATATACAGATATCCTATAAAAGACACCTGGAAAGATTTGGTAAAACGTCCTGTCCTTGAGCAGAAAGAAATTTCAGGTTTGATTACAGAAATATTCACAGAAGTTGAAAAAAACGGAGATAAAGCTTTAATAGAATTCAACAGAAAATTTGACAAAGCAGATACTAAAAAAATAAAAGTTTCTGATGTTGAAATTCAGGAGGCAGAAAAGCAGATCAATGATGAGTTGAAACAAGCCATTCAACAGGCTAAAGAGAATATTTCAACATTTCACGCCTCTCAAAAACAGGAAATCCAGAAAATTGAGACGACGAAAGGAGTTGTTTGCTGGCGTGAAAACCGTGCTGTAGAGAGAGTTGGAATTTATATTCCTGGAGGAACTGCTCCTTTATTTTCCACAGTGCTGATGCTTGCGGTGCCTGCAAATCTGGCTGGATGTAAAGAAATTGTACTGTGTACGCCCCCGGATAAGAATGGAAATATCAACCCTGCTATCCTTTATACGGCAAAGCTTTGCGGGGTTTCAGAGATCTTTAAAACAGGCGGAGCACAGGCTGTCGCAGCCATGACTTTTGGAACAGATAGCATTTCTGCCGTCAATAAAATTTTCGGTCCTGGAAATCAGTTTGTCGTGGCTGCCAAAGAATATGCACAGCGTTACGGAGTCGCTATCGATATGCCGGCGGGTCCGAGTGAAGTTCTTGTCATAGCCGATGAGCAGGCAGTTCCTGATTTTTGTGCTGCAGATCTTCTTTCACAGGCAGAACACGGAAGTGATAGCCAGGTTGTTTTCATTACCACAAGTCTTAAAGTATTTGAAGAGACGATAGAAGCTGTTGATCATCAGATCAGAGATTTACCGAGAGGTGAATTTGCAGGTCAGGCTTTGGAAAACAGCTCTTTTATTTTAGTAAATTCCCTGGAAGAGGCTCTTGAGTTCAGTAATCTTTATGCTCCGGAACACCTTATTTTGGCCATCAATGATTTTGAAAAATATATTCCGGAGGTTCAGAATGCAGGGTCTGTTTTCCTTGGGAACTATTCTTGTGAGAGCGCAGGAGATTATGCCAGCGGAACCAATCACACACTTCCTACAAACGCCTATGCGAAAAATTACAGCGGTGTATCACTGGATAGCTTTGTGAAGAAAATAACGTTTCAGCAGCTTTCAAAAAAAGGTCTTCAGAATTTAGGAAAAACAATAGAGCTTATGGCAGAAGCAGAAGGACTGTTTGCCCACAAAAATGCAGTATCCATAAGATTAAAATAA
- a CDS encoding 2,3,4,5-tetrahydropyridine-2,6-dicarboxylate N-succinyltransferase produces the protein MSLQQTIENIWDNRELLQNEDSQKAIREVISLVDKGELRTAEPTENGWQVNEWVKKAVVMYFPIQKMETIEVGLFEFHDKMPLKRNYAEKGVRVVPHAVAREGAYIAPGVILMPSYVNIGAYVDSGTMVDTWATVGSCAQIGKNVHLSGGVGIGGVLEPLQAAPVIIEDDCFIGSRCIVVEGVHVEKEAVLGANVVLTASTKIIDVTGDTPIEIKGRVPARSVVIPGSYTKQYPAGEYQVPCALIIGQRKESTDKKTSLNDALRENNVAV, from the coding sequence ATGTCGTTACAACAAACTATTGAAAACATTTGGGATAATAGAGAATTATTGCAGAATGAAGACAGCCAAAAGGCGATCAGAGAGGTTATTTCTTTAGTTGATAAAGGTGAACTTCGTACTGCAGAGCCTACAGAAAACGGATGGCAGGTAAATGAATGGGTGAAAAAAGCTGTAGTAATGTATTTTCCGATCCAGAAAATGGAAACTATTGAAGTAGGTCTGTTTGAATTTCATGATAAAATGCCTTTAAAGAGAAACTATGCTGAAAAAGGGGTGAGAGTTGTACCACATGCAGTGGCGAGAGAAGGAGCTTACATTGCTCCGGGTGTTATTTTAATGCCATCTTATGTAAACATTGGTGCTTACGTAGATTCAGGAACAATGGTAGATACATGGGCGACTGTAGGAAGCTGCGCACAGATCGGTAAAAACGTTCACCTGAGTGGTGGTGTAGGTATCGGTGGGGTATTGGAGCCGTTACAGGCTGCTCCGGTAATCATTGAAGATGACTGCTTTATCGGTTCAAGATGTATCGTTGTAGAAGGAGTTCACGTAGAAAAAGAAGCAGTATTGGGTGCAAATGTAGTATTGACAGCTTCTACAAAAATTATCGACGTTACAGGAGATACACCTATCGAAATCAAAGGAAGAGTTCCTGCACGTTCTGTTGTAATCCCTGGAAGCTATACAAAACAATATCCAGCTGGAGAATATCAGGTACCATGTGCATTGATCATTGGTCAGAGAAAGGAATCTACAGATAAGAAAACATCTCTGAATGATGCATTGAGAGAGAATAATGTAGCTGTTTAA
- a CDS encoding isoprenylcysteine carboxylmethyltransferase family protein: MILALIWVITAQFQMKNSWRIGIDNTTKTELITHGLFRFSRNPIFLGMTMSLFGFFLVIPTVTVFVFLLVGNILMQIQIRLEEEYLVKAHGQIYLTYKKRVNRMLSLY, from the coding sequence ATGATCCTGGCTTTAATTTGGGTTATCACAGCTCAGTTTCAAATGAAAAACTCCTGGCGGATCGGGATCGATAATACAACAAAAACAGAATTGATAACTCACGGATTATTCAGGTTTTCAAGAAATCCTATATTTCTTGGAATGACAATGAGTCTTTTTGGTTTTTTTCTTGTTATCCCAACTGTAACTGTTTTTGTTTTTCTTTTGGTTGGAAATATTTTAATGCAGATTCAGATAAGGCTTGAAGAGGAGTATTTGGTAAAAGCACACGGACAAATTTACCTGACTTATAAAAAGAGGGTGAATCGCATGCTGAGCCTTTATTAA